Proteins co-encoded in one Bremerella sp. TYQ1 genomic window:
- a CDS encoding GNAT family N-acetyltransferase, producing the protein MISVRVATTAEASLVVEIRERCFASVRDVYRPISDRQANPLSLPRERLDAIASINKIDAGVIGLYNTEKTLRVIGLGVLPTYRRQGIARQLLQFAEQIAKSREQDTIELSTIAETGNHEWFQQQGFSVIERRVADWCLGPCGETVHELEMRRGLSPGLA; encoded by the coding sequence ATGATTTCTGTTCGCGTTGCCACGACGGCTGAGGCGTCTCTTGTGGTCGAGATTCGTGAACGCTGCTTTGCGTCGGTCCGTGACGTTTATCGTCCCATTTCGGATCGCCAAGCCAATCCCTTATCGCTTCCAAGGGAACGACTCGATGCCATTGCTTCAATCAACAAAATCGATGCTGGCGTGATCGGCTTGTACAACACAGAAAAGACTCTCCGCGTGATTGGTCTTGGTGTGCTTCCCACATATCGCCGGCAAGGCATCGCTCGGCAATTGCTCCAGTTCGCAGAACAAATCGCCAAAAGCCGTGAACAAGATACGATCGAATTGTCGACAATCGCTGAGACAGGCAATCACGAGTGGTTTCAGCAACAAGGCTTTTCGGTCATCGAACGTCGTGTCGCCGATTGGTGCCTAGGGCCATGTGGTGAAACGGTTCATGAACTCGAAATGCGAAGAGGTCTATCGCCCGGGCTAGCGTAG